The following proteins are co-located in the Siansivirga zeaxanthinifaciens CC-SAMT-1 genome:
- a CDS encoding SusC/RagA family TonB-linked outer membrane protein: MKTKFSGILTLLLAFVVQLTFAQEKTISGTVSDPSGLPLPGATVLVKGTTSGTSTDFDGRYSIKAKQGATLVFSFVGYSTKEIAVGTSNSINVTMAEDAAALEEVVVVAYGTQTRESIVGAIDVIKAETISNQQVTSPLRALQGTVAGVNLITAGGQPGTNPEFVIRGFGSFNGNNSPLIVVDGAPFNGNINTISQDQIESISVLKDAGSASLYGSRAANGVVIITTKRGKRNSGAEISLRTQYGLSNPSVGIHDLVNPEEYMKLMWTSLRNDNLYGLGQSPVDAALNASNGLVPFIGYNPFGVNNPIDTDGNLVSGANLLWDTDWEESVLRRNVPRINHTLSVSGGGEKSNYFFSFDYLNEDGPVIKSDFERIATRAAIDTEVNDWLKTGITLGYSRSNSNNPDQTSGSTTQAISWIYNNSSVYPIYVRDANGNVIRDANGGLIYDLGNGNGRPVGQPVNNIRPGIVGENILASILLGTEKRIRTNLVGSTYAEVNFLNDFTFRTTFNYENFVFDSHSFDDDEIGAASSVQGRVSKTRNITSTLNAIQALNYSKSFGKHSVSFDAIYEANTNATDTFSASSTGFLPGQQELGNGTVAESFGGFRQEQRITSYLGRLSYNFDRKYFIEGSYREDKSSQFEEQFRTGDFFSVGGSWVVSNESFLKNVSWINNLKLRASIGELGNINIPGGFFPTSFLFGGANFNNVTISPVEGQGSNLPAGTLPDPALKWETARTSNYGLDFTIFNGALSGSVEYFNRESVDLIQDITATPSPGVPVVRANAGIINNSGWEVTLNSNIIDQENVTWSLGGNFALLKNEIKQISPFSDRQIQGTKLWEPGNSLFEFYLREWAGVDPATGDALWYIDVTDTNGDVIGRDVTNQYDIATRYETGKESLPDIQGGLNTTFRYKQFDIYALFNFSSGAYLLDTDYSGLINPAVGGSAHPDNFKAWSQPGDITNIPRLTQAQNNFASQSTRYLFKNDYLRLKALTIGYNLPQKDLDRLGLKQFRLYIQGDNLVTWQSHKGIDPEQAFNGLTNNRSPLQRTLTFGALIKL; this comes from the coding sequence ATGAAAACAAAGTTTAGTGGAATTCTAACGCTACTACTAGCGTTTGTGGTGCAATTAACTTTCGCACAAGAAAAGACTATTTCAGGTACGGTATCAGACCCATCGGGTTTACCGCTTCCAGGAGCAACTGTCTTAGTAAAAGGTACCACATCTGGTACTTCAACAGATTTCGATGGTAGATACTCAATTAAGGCAAAACAAGGTGCAACTCTTGTTTTTAGTTTTGTTGGATACTCAACCAAAGAGATTGCTGTTGGAACGTCTAATTCAATTAATGTAACTATGGCAGAAGATGCAGCCGCTCTGGAAGAGGTTGTTGTTGTTGCCTATGGAACACAAACAAGGGAATCTATTGTTGGTGCTATTGACGTAATAAAAGCAGAAACAATAAGTAATCAGCAAGTTACTTCACCGCTAAGGGCTTTACAAGGTACTGTTGCAGGTGTTAACTTGATTACTGCTGGTGGACAACCAGGTACTAATCCTGAATTTGTGATTAGGGGATTTGGAAGTTTCAATGGTAATAATAGTCCATTAATTGTAGTTGATGGTGCTCCTTTTAATGGAAATATCAATACCATAAGTCAAGACCAAATTGAATCTATTTCTGTTTTAAAAGATGCGGGTTCTGCCTCTTTATATGGATCTAGAGCAGCTAATGGAGTAGTAATAATAACAACAAAAAGAGGTAAAAGAAATTCGGGTGCTGAAATAAGTTTAAGAACTCAGTATGGATTATCCAACCCTTCTGTTGGTATACATGATCTTGTAAATCCTGAAGAATATATGAAGTTAATGTGGACTTCATTAAGAAACGACAACCTTTATGGTTTAGGGCAATCTCCTGTAGATGCAGCTTTAAATGCAAGTAATGGACTAGTGCCTTTCATAGGATACAATCCATTTGGAGTAAATAATCCGATTGACACTGATGGTAATTTAGTTTCTGGTGCAAATCTATTATGGGACACAGATTGGGAAGAAAGTGTTCTAAGAAGAAATGTTCCTAGAATAAATCATACTTTAAGTGTATCTGGTGGTGGTGAAAAGTCTAATTATTTCTTCTCTTTTGATTATCTTAACGAAGATGGACCTGTAATTAAATCAGATTTCGAAAGAATAGCTACAAGAGCAGCTATAGATACAGAAGTAAATGATTGGTTAAAAACAGGAATAACATTGGGTTATTCTAGATCAAATTCAAATAATCCAGATCAAACATCAGGAAGCACAACCCAAGCTATTTCTTGGATTTACAACAACAGTAGCGTATACCCTATTTATGTTAGAGATGCTAATGGTAATGTAATTAGAGATGCTAATGGTGGTTTAATCTATGATTTGGGTAATGGAAATGGCAGACCGGTTGGTCAACCAGTTAATAATATTAGACCAGGTATTGTTGGAGAAAATATATTAGCTTCTATATTACTTGGTACTGAAAAAAGAATTCGTACCAATCTTGTTGGATCTACTTATGCTGAAGTAAACTTTTTAAACGATTTCACATTTAGAACAACTTTTAATTACGAAAACTTTGTGTTTGACAGCCATTCATTTGATGATGATGAAATTGGAGCGGCATCATCAGTTCAAGGAAGGGTTTCTAAAACCAGAAATATTACTTCAACATTAAATGCTATTCAGGCATTAAACTATTCTAAGAGTTTTGGCAAACATTCTGTTTCCTTTGATGCTATTTATGAAGCTAACACAAATGCTACAGATACTTTTAGCGCTTCTTCTACAGGATTTTTACCAGGACAACAAGAGCTTGGAAATGGTACAGTTGCCGAATCATTTGGAGGCTTTAGACAAGAACAAAGAATTACAAGTTATTTAGGTAGATTGTCTTATAATTTTGATAGAAAATATTTTATTGAAGGTAGTTACCGTGAAGATAAATCTTCTCAATTTGAAGAGCAATTTAGAACTGGAGATTTCTTCTCTGTTGGTGGTTCTTGGGTTGTTTCTAATGAAAGCTTCTTAAAAAATGTAAGTTGGATAAATAATTTAAAACTTAGAGCTTCTATTGGAGAACTAGGAAATATTAATATTCCAGGGGGCTTTTTCCCTACAAGTTTCTTATTTGGTGGTGCTAACTTTAATAATGTTACCATTTCTCCTGTTGAAGGACAAGGAAGTAACTTACCTGCCGGAACATTACCAGACCCTGCATTAAAATGGGAAACGGCAAGAACATCAAATTACGGTTTAGATTTCACAATATTTAACGGTGCCCTTTCAGGATCGGTTGAGTATTTTAATAGAGAAAGTGTTGATCTTATTCAAGATATTACTGCAACACCTTCGCCTGGAGTGCCTGTAGTTAGAGCAAATGCAGGTATTATTAACAATAGCGGTTGGGAAGTTACCCTAAACAGTAATATTATAGATCAAGAAAATGTAACTTGGAGTTTAGGCGGAAATTTTGCTCTGTTAAAAAACGAAATCAAGCAAATTTCTCCGTTTTCTGATAGACAAATACAAGGAACAAAATTATGGGAACCAGGAAATTCATTATTTGAATTTTACTTAAGAGAATGGGCAGGAGTAGACCCAGCTACAGGGGATGCACTTTGGTATATAGATGTTACTGATACTAATGGAGATGTAATTGGTAGAGATGTTACTAACCAATACGATATTGCTACTCGATATGAAACAGGTAAAGAATCGTTACCAGACATTCAAGGAGGTTTAAATACTACTTTCAGATACAAGCAGTTTGATATCTATGCTTTATTTAATTTTAGTTCTGGAGCATATTTACTAGATACAGATTACAGTGGATTAATCAATCCAGCTGTAGGAGGTTCTGCTCACCCAGACAATTTTAAAGCTTGGTCTCAACCTGGCGACATCACTAATATCCCTAGACTAACACAAGCACAAAACAATTTTGCTTCTCAATCTACCCGTTATTTATTTAAAAACGATTATTTAAGATTAAAAGCATTAACTATTGGTTATAATCTACCTCAAAAAGATTTAGATCGTTTAGGGCTAAAGCAGTTTAGATTATATATACAAGGAGATAACTTAGTTACTTGGCAATCACATAAAGGTATTGATCCAGAACAAGCATTTAATGGATTAACAAATAACAGATCGCCATTACAAAGAACACTTACATTTGGTGCACTTATAAAACTATAA
- a CDS encoding RagB/SusD family nutrient uptake outer membrane protein: protein MKNINIKNSWKLPFVFLTMVVLIASLSSCSEEFVDEPTDTSGVTDNIIFANRNNAQTFVNGILANYKGQYGSVDAGGIYAMYFARAVKGNDIIQGVSWYRFDYGHENREPNFRRTNFSWSFNYENVNFANTLIAGVENSPTLSESDKKEFIAKGKFFRGLHMFELLLEFCPNYNNDRSVERIPLYTEPTTLETVGGNPPVPMSVIYNQVIQDLEDAIADLPTSRPGKSFINKAVAQAVLTRVLSVTQDDWGKVSSLARAAYGGNATAAVQSSNWGNGFSDMQDQEWLWALFQNGSDETNFFWGHAAPMMDHLTLSYSASYIDPDFVEKFSTTDVRNLFFDIYGVSATEPWRQYITTKYAFTFSSDIPLIRKSEMVLFDAEAQYHLGNTEQAQNLLFALQSARDPNAVKSLKTGQDLLDEILLERKKEFYGEFGPQWFDAKRYNLPIIRGTKHRVRLTVPADSNLFFLKIPEDEIDLNDNYAGFNNE, encoded by the coding sequence ATGAAAAATATAAATATTAAAAATTCATGGAAACTACCTTTTGTATTTCTTACAATGGTAGTACTTATTGCAAGTTTAAGTTCTTGTAGCGAAGAATTTGTTGATGAACCTACTGACACTTCGGGTGTTACTGATAACATAATTTTTGCAAATAGAAACAATGCTCAAACATTTGTTAATGGTATTTTAGCAAATTATAAAGGACAATATGGATCAGTAGATGCAGGAGGTATCTATGCTATGTACTTTGCAAGAGCCGTAAAAGGAAACGATATCATACAAGGAGTATCATGGTATCGATTTGATTATGGTCACGAAAACAGAGAGCCTAACTTTAGACGTACCAATTTTTCTTGGAGTTTCAATTATGAAAATGTAAATTTTGCTAATACTTTAATTGCGGGTGTTGAAAATAGCCCTACTCTATCTGAAAGCGATAAAAAAGAATTCATAGCAAAAGGGAAATTTTTTAGAGGGTTACATATGTTTGAATTGTTGCTTGAATTTTGTCCAAATTACAACAATGATCGTAGTGTAGAAAGAATCCCTCTTTACACTGAACCCACCACATTAGAGACAGTGGGAGGAAATCCTCCTGTACCAATGAGCGTTATTTACAATCAAGTAATACAAGATTTAGAAGACGCTATAGCAGATTTACCTACTTCAAGACCTGGTAAAAGTTTTATAAATAAAGCTGTGGCACAAGCAGTTTTAACCAGAGTATTATCTGTAACTCAAGATGATTGGGGTAAAGTTTCATCTTTAGCAAGAGCTGCGTATGGTGGTAATGCCACAGCTGCAGTACAATCATCAAATTGGGGCAATGGTTTCAGTGATATGCAAGATCAAGAATGGTTATGGGCATTGTTTCAAAATGGATCAGATGAAACAAATTTCTTTTGGGGTCATGCTGCGCCTATGATGGACCACCTAACATTGAGTTATTCTGCAAGTTATATTGACCCAGATTTTGTTGAGAAATTTTCTACTACAGATGTTCGTAACTTGTTTTTCGACATTTATGGCGTTTCTGCAACTGAACCTTGGAGACAATATATTACTACAAAATATGCATTTACTTTCTCATCTGATATTCCATTAATCAGAAAATCAGAAATGGTATTATTTGATGCCGAGGCACAATACCACCTAGGAAATACAGAACAAGCACAAAATTTACTTTTTGCCTTACAATCTGCACGAGATCCAAATGCTGTAAAATCACTTAAAACAGGGCAAGACTTGTTAGATGAAATATTACTAGAACGCAAAAAAGAGTTTTATGGTGAATTTGGACCTCAATGGTTTGACGCTAAGCGTTACAATCTACCAATTATTAGAGGTACAAAACATCGTGTAAGATTAACGGTACCTGCTGATAGCAATCTATTCTTCTTAAAAATACCTGAAGATGAAATAGATTTAAACGATAACTATGCAGGATTTAACAATGAATAA
- the rplC gene encoding 50S ribosomal protein L3 yields MSGLIGKKIGMTSIFDENGKNIPCTVIEAGPCIVTQVRTEEVDGYNAVQLGFDDATEKSATKADIGHAKKAGTSVKRKIVEFKGFGEEYKLGDAITVEHFIEGEFVDISGTSKGKGFQGVVKRHGFGGVGQATHGQHNRLRAPGSIGAASYPARVFKGMKMAGRMGGDSVKVENLRVLKVVADKNLLVVKGCVPGHKNSYVIIRK; encoded by the coding sequence ATGTCTGGGTTAATAGGAAAAAAAATCGGTATGACCAGCATTTTCGATGAAAATGGAAAAAACATTCCATGTACAGTAATTGAAGCTGGGCCATGTATCGTTACCCAAGTCAGAACTGAAGAAGTTGATGGTTATAATGCCGTTCAACTTGGTTTCGATGACGCGACAGAAAAAAGTGCTACTAAAGCTGACATAGGTCACGCTAAAAAAGCAGGAACTTCTGTAAAACGCAAAATCGTAGAATTCAAAGGTTTTGGTGAGGAGTACAAATTAGGTGATGCTATCACAGTAGAACATTTCATCGAAGGTGAATTTGTTGATATCTCTGGTACATCAAAAGGTAAAGGATTTCAAGGTGTTGTAAAACGTCATGGTTTTGGTGGTGTAGGTCAAGCGACTCACGGTCAACATAACCGTTTAAGAGCACCAGGATCTATTGGAGCTGCGTCTTATCCTGCAAGAGTATTCAAAGGCATGAAAATGGCTGGAAGAATGGGTGGTGACTCAGTAAAAGTTGAAAATTTAAGAGTTTTAAAAGTAGTAGCAGATAAAAATCTACTAGTTGTTAAAGGTTGCGTACCTGGACATAAAAATTCTTATGTAATTATTAGAAAATAA
- the fusA gene encoding elongation factor G, with translation MARDLKYTRNIGIAAHIDAGKTTTTERILYYTGVSHKIGEVHDGAATMDWMEQEQERGITITSAATTCTWQFPLENAQPTSETKGYHFNIIDTPGHVDFTVEVNRSLRVLDGLVFLFSAVDGVEPQSETNWRLADNYKVPRIGFVNKMDRQGANFLAVCQQVKDMLKSNAVPIVLNIGDEIDFKGIVDLVKNRAIIWHDETQGATFDEIEIPDDMKEEARKYRAMLIEEVATYDENLLEKFMEDEDSITEEEVHAALRAAVMDMAIIPMICGSSFKNKGVQFLLDAVCRYLPSPLDRDNIVGINPDTEKEETRKPDVNAPFAALAFKIATDPFVGRLAFFRAYSGRLDAGSYILNNRSGKKERISRIYQMHSNKQNAIDFIEAGDIGAAVGFKDIKTGDTMSDEKHPIVLESMNFPDPVIGIAVEPKTKADVDKLGMALSKLAEEDPTFTVRTDEASGQTIISGMGELHLDIIVDRLRREFKVEVNQGAPQVEYKEAITRKAEHREVYKKQSGGRGKFADIVFTLEPAEEGKVGLEFVSEIKGGNVPKEFIPAIEKGFKMAMVNGPLAGYEVDAMKVTLTDGSYHDVDSDQLSFELAAKLGFKAAAKAAKAVIMEPIMKLEVITPEENMGDIVGDLNRRRGQVSDMGDRAGAKTVKATVPLSEMFGYVTTLRTLSSGRATSTMEFSHYAETPSNISEEVIKAAKGVEA, from the coding sequence ATGGCAAGAGATTTAAAATATACAAGAAATATTGGTATTGCTGCTCACATTGATGCTGGTAAAACAACAACAACAGAGCGTATACTATATTATACAGGAGTTTCTCATAAAATTGGTGAGGTGCATGATGGTGCTGCAACCATGGACTGGATGGAGCAAGAACAAGAGCGTGGTATCACTATCACATCTGCTGCTACAACATGTACTTGGCAGTTTCCTTTAGAAAACGCACAACCAACTTCAGAAACTAAAGGATATCATTTTAATATTATCGATACTCCTGGTCACGTTGACTTTACCGTAGAGGTAAACCGTTCTTTACGTGTATTAGATGGTTTAGTATTCTTATTTAGTGCAGTTGATGGTGTTGAGCCACAATCTGAAACTAACTGGAGACTTGCAGATAACTACAAAGTACCACGTATTGGATTTGTTAACAAGATGGACCGTCAAGGTGCTAACTTCTTAGCAGTATGTCAGCAAGTAAAAGACATGTTAAAATCGAATGCAGTGCCAATCGTATTAAACATTGGTGATGAAATAGATTTTAAAGGTATTGTAGATTTAGTAAAAAATAGAGCTATCATTTGGCACGATGAAACTCAAGGGGCAACTTTTGATGAAATCGAAATTCCAGATGATATGAAGGAAGAAGCTCGTAAATACCGTGCTATGTTAATTGAAGAGGTAGCTACGTATGACGAGAACTTACTAGAGAAATTCATGGAAGATGAAGACTCTATTACAGAAGAAGAAGTGCACGCTGCACTTAGAGCTGCTGTAATGGATATGGCTATCATACCAATGATTTGTGGTTCTTCATTTAAGAATAAAGGTGTGCAGTTTTTATTAGATGCTGTATGTCGTTATTTACCTTCTCCATTAGATAGAGATAATATTGTAGGAATCAATCCAGATACCGAAAAAGAAGAAACTCGTAAGCCAGATGTAAATGCACCATTCGCTGCATTAGCATTTAAAATTGCTACCGATCCTTTCGTAGGTCGTTTAGCTTTCTTTAGAGCATATTCAGGTCGTTTAGATGCAGGTTCATACATTTTAAATAACCGTTCAGGTAAAAAAGAACGTATATCACGTATTTATCAAATGCACTCTAATAAACAAAATGCTATCGATTTTATTGAAGCAGGAGATATTGGAGCAGCGGTAGGTTTTAAAGATATCAAGACTGGTGATACTATGTCTGATGAAAAACATCCTATCGTTTTAGAGTCTATGAACTTCCCTGATCCCGTTATTGGTATCGCGGTTGAGCCTAAGACTAAAGCAGACGTTGATAAATTAGGTATGGCTTTATCTAAATTAGCTGAAGAAGATCCAACCTTTACAGTAAGAACTGACGAAGCTTCAGGACAGACTATTATTTCTGGAATGGGTGAGCTTCACTTAGATATTATCGTAGACCGTTTACGTCGCGAATTTAAAGTAGAAGTTAATCAAGGAGCTCCACAAGTTGAGTACAAAGAAGCTATTACTCGTAAAGCTGAACACAGAGAAGTTTACAAAAAACAATCTGGTGGTCGTGGTAAATTCGCAGATATCGTATTTACTTTAGAACCAGCTGAAGAAGGTAAAGTAGGTTTAGAATTTGTTTCTGAAATTAAAGGTGGTAACGTTCCTAAAGAATTTATACCAGCTATTGAAAAAGGATTCAAAATGGCTATGGTTAACGGTCCATTAGCAGGTTACGAAGTTGATGCTATGAAAGTAACATTAACAGATGGATCTTACCACGATGTGGATTCGGATCAATTATCATTCGAATTAGCTGCTAAATTAGGATTTAAAGCTGCTGCTAAAGCTGCTAAAGCTGTAATAATGGAGCCAATCATGAAACTTGAGGTTATTACTCCTGAAGAAAACATGGGTGACATTGTTGGAGATTTAAACAGAAGAAGAGGTCAAGTAAGTGACATGGGTGATAGAGCTGGTGCAAAAACTGTAAAAGCTACTGTGCCATTATCTGAAATGTTTGGTTATGTAACAACATTAAGAACATTATCTTCAGGACGTGCAACATCAACTATGGAATTTTCACATTATGCTGAGACTCCTTCAAACATATCTGAAGAAGTTATTAAAGCGGCTAAAGGCGTTGAAGCTTAA
- the rpsL gene encoding 30S ribosomal protein S12, translated as MPTIQQLVRIGRAKITKKSKSAALDSCPQRRGVCTRVYTTTPKKPNSAMRKVARVRLTNGNEVNAYIPGEGHNLQEHSIVLVRGGRVKDLPGVRYHIVRGALDTAGVAGRTQRRSKYGAKRPKK; from the coding sequence ATGCCAACAATTCAACAATTAGTACGAATAGGAAGAGCCAAAATAACCAAGAAGAGTAAATCGGCTGCTTTAGATTCGTGTCCACAGAGACGTGGGGTTTGTACGCGTGTTTACACAACAACACCTAAAAAACCTAACTCAGCAATGCGTAAAGTTGCAAGGGTAAGGTTAACAAATGGTAATGAAGTAAATGCATACATCCCAGGTGAGGGTCACAATCTACAAGAGCACTCGATAGTATTGGTTAGAGGTGGAAGGGTAAAAGATTTACCAGGAGTTAGATATCACATCGTTCGTGGTGCCTTAGACACAGCAGGTGTTGCAGGTAGAACACAACGTAGATCTAAGTATGGTGCAAAACGCCCTAAGAAGTAA
- the rpsJ gene encoding 30S ribosomal protein S10, whose amino-acid sequence MSQKIRIKLKSYDHNLVDKSADKIVKTVKSTGAVVTGPIPLPTNKKIFTVLRSPHVNKKSREQFQLSSYKRLLDIYSSSSKTIDALMKLELPSGVEVEIKV is encoded by the coding sequence ATGAGTCAAAAAATCAGAATAAAATTAAAATCATACGATCACAATTTGGTAGATAAATCTGCCGATAAGATTGTTAAAACAGTAAAAAGTACTGGAGCTGTAGTAACAGGACCAATTCCATTACCTACAAACAAGAAAATATTTACTGTATTACGTTCACCTCACGTAAATAAGAAGTCTAGAGAACAATTTCAATTAAGCTCTTATAAGAGATTATTAGATATTTATTCTTCATCTTCTAAAACAATTGATGCTTTAATGAAACTTGAATTGCCAAGTGGTGTTGAAGTAGAGATTAAAGTTTAA
- a CDS encoding POTRA domain-containing protein, protein MLFSMGLFSQNLKLTVYGETELKTAKIDSVGYNANHKDFESINNEVYLLNAKLQKIGYIESDVEFIKKTNDSSFNCKIVLKRRYKTIHIYYNTSTVSEKILKMVSGEVNLNYFTLNIENVEAALVLINQKLSEQGQPFLKLKLSDFKPDAASSLSATLVVESKSDQRTIDNIIVKGYDKFPKSFLKHYLKIKPKQVFDLKRIQEKTEQLRNLRFANEIKPPEVLFTKDSTTLYLYIKKNTSNTFDGFLGFGTNEQTNKLDFDGYLNLSLNNNLNYGESFRLLYKSDENAQKTFESNLTLPYLFKSPIGIDFLLRIFKRDTSFTTVNQSVKAFYQVNSKHKIYTGIQLTESNNLLSTNTTNSILDYKTFYTNVGYEFIQPQFSNLLFPIKSKLLLETNFGKRSISQESENQILLIIDAFKIFNLNDKNSIYIRGNANNLNSKNYLENELIRFGGINSIRGFEENSLFASMYGLINTEYRYQIDNNIYLHSIIDFAYYQNKLTNIEEKLYGYGFGFGIRTNAGLLKFNYANGKNENSKFKLSNSKIHISLVTYF, encoded by the coding sequence ATGCTTTTTTCAATGGGTTTGTTTTCCCAAAACTTAAAGCTTACTGTTTATGGTGAAACTGAATTAAAAACAGCTAAGATTGATTCTGTTGGTTACAATGCGAATCATAAAGATTTCGAATCTATAAACAATGAAGTTTACTTACTAAACGCAAAACTTCAAAAAATAGGATACATTGAAAGTGATGTTGAATTTATTAAGAAAACAAACGACTCTTCTTTTAACTGTAAAATAGTTTTAAAAAGAAGATACAAGACCATACATATTTATTACAACACATCTACGGTTAGCGAAAAAATATTAAAAATGGTGTCTGGCGAAGTAAATTTAAATTATTTTACTTTAAATATCGAGAATGTTGAAGCTGCACTTGTTTTAATAAATCAAAAACTATCAGAACAAGGACAACCCTTTCTAAAACTTAAATTATCAGATTTTAAACCAGATGCTGCTTCATCTTTATCTGCTACTTTAGTGGTAGAATCGAAAAGTGACCAGAGAACGATTGACAATATTATAGTAAAAGGTTATGATAAATTTCCTAAAAGCTTTTTAAAACATTATTTAAAGATTAAACCAAAACAGGTTTTCGACTTAAAACGCATCCAAGAAAAAACAGAACAACTAAGAAATTTAAGATTTGCAAATGAAATTAAGCCGCCTGAAGTTTTATTTACCAAAGATTCAACAACCCTATACTTATATATAAAAAAAAATACAAGTAATACTTTTGATGGTTTTTTAGGTTTTGGAACAAATGAACAAACTAATAAATTAGATTTTGACGGTTACTTAAATTTAAGTCTTAACAATAATTTAAATTACGGAGAATCTTTCAGGTTACTTTATAAAAGCGATGAAAATGCACAAAAAACTTTCGAAAGCAACCTAACACTTCCCTACTTATTTAAATCGCCCATTGGTATCGATTTTTTATTGAGAATTTTTAAAAGAGACACGTCCTTTACAACCGTTAATCAATCTGTAAAAGCTTTTTACCAAGTAAACTCAAAACATAAAATTTATACTGGCATACAATTAACCGAATCGAACAATCTTTTATCTACCAATACCACAAACTCCATTTTAGATTACAAAACCTTTTACACAAACGTAGGATATGAATTTATTCAACCTCAATTTTCAAATTTATTATTTCCAATAAAAAGCAAATTATTGTTAGAAACTAACTTTGGTAAAAGGTCCATTTCCCAAGAATCGGAAAATCAGATATTACTAATTATAGATGCGTTTAAGATTTTCAATTTAAACGATAAGAATAGTATTTACATAAGGGGTAATGCCAATAATTTAAATTCTAAAAACTATTTAGAAAATGAATTAATACGTTTTGGAGGAATAAATTCCATACGTGGTTTTGAGGAAAACAGTTTGTTTGCCTCTATGTATGGTTTAATAAATACCGAATATCGTTATCAAATTGATAACAATATATATTTACATAGCATAATAGATTTCGCCTACTATCAGAACAAACTTACCAATATAGAAGAAAAATTATATGGTTACGGATTTGGATTTGGTATTCGAACCAATGCAGGCCTACTAAAATTTAACTATGCAAATGGCAAAAATGAGAATTCTAAATTTAAACTATCCAATTCTAAGATTCATATAAGTTTGGTCACTTATTTTTAA
- the rpsG gene encoding 30S ribosomal protein S7: MRKRAAKKRPLLPDPRFNDQLVTRFVNMMMWDGKKSVAFKVFYDAIDIVESKKTDEEKTALETWKDALSNVMPHVEVRSRRVGGATFQIPMQIRPDRKVSTAMKWLISYSRKRNEKSMALRLASEILAAAKEEGAAVKKRVDTHKMAEANKAFSHFRF; this comes from the coding sequence ATGAGAAAAAGAGCAGCAAAAAAGAGACCGCTTTTACCAGATCCGCGTTTTAACGATCAGTTAGTAACTCGTTTCGTTAATATGATGATGTGGGATGGTAAGAAGTCTGTGGCTTTTAAAGTATTCTATGATGCAATTGATATCGTAGAATCAAAAAAGACTGACGAAGAAAAAACTGCATTAGAAACATGGAAAGATGCTTTATCTAACGTTATGCCTCACGTAGAAGTACGTAGTCGTCGTGTTGGAGGTGCTACATTCCAAATCCCAATGCAAATTCGTCCAGATCGTAAAGTTTCTACAGCTATGAAATGGCTTATTAGCTATTCTCGTAAAAGAAACGAAAAATCTATGGCGTTACGTTTAGCATCTGAAATTTTAGCAGCAGCTAAAGAAGAAGGCGCAGCGGTTAAGAAAAGAGTTGATACTCACAAAATGGCAGAAGCTAATAAAGCATTCTCTCACTTTAGATTTTAA